The sequence CCTTGTTCTGAAACAAGAACGCGCCGGCCCTTTCGCCGAGTTGGCGCAGGAGGCGGCGCGGTTGGAGTGGCTCGCGGCAAAGGGCCTGCCCTGCCCGCGGATCCTTGCCCATGAGGTTCATGCCGAGCGAAACTGGCTGATGATGGAAGCCGTTGAGGGCGTCGACCTCGCGTCCTCACCGCTCGCGCCCGGTCAACGCATCACAATTCTTGCCGAGGCCCTCCGCCGACTGCACCAGCTCGACATCGCTGACTGCCCCTTCGACCGCCGTTTGGAAACCAGCATCGCGATGGCGAAGGCGCGGATGGAAGCGGGCCTTGTCGACGAAGCCGATTTCGATGATGTGCGGCTGGGCAGGACGGCAAAAGACCTTTTCGGTGAACTTGGGGCACGCAGGCCGAGAGACGAGCAACTGGTCGTAACGCATGGCGACGCCTGCCTGCCCAACATAATCGTGCAGGACGACGGGGTGGCGGGCTTCATCGATTGCGGCCGCCTCGGCGTCGCCGACCTCCACCAGGACATTGCTTTGGCCTGCCGCAGCATCGCCTACAATCTGGGGAACGACTGGGTTCAGCCATTCCTTAACTTATGTGGCTTGCCGAACCCAGACCCGGAAAAGCTCTTCTACTACTGCCTGCTCGACGAGTTCTTCTAGGACGAGGAGGCTTAATCTGATGCTGCGGTGCTTCACGCGGCATTCCGATCGACCCCAAACGCGTGAGCGGCCTCGGTCGCCTCTGTCGCGCTGAACAGCGCCCAAATATGCCCAAAGGGATCGATGAGTGCGGCGACTCGATCTCCCGTCGCCAGGGTTTCGGCGGCGTTGCGCAGGCTTGCGCCGGCGCCGAGCGCCCGTCCCAGCACGCGATCCACGTCATCGACGTGAAGCTCGAGGATCGCCGCGGTTGTTCCGAGCGCATGCGGCGAGCGCGGGCCGCCGAGCCGCGGTTCAGCGTCCCTGCGTGGATTGGCACCGGCCACCCGGAAGATCGAGTCGCCTATGATGAGATCGGCGCTCGTCAAAACGCCGCTCCATTCATGCCGCTGGAGAAGCTCGGCACCGAGGACGTCACGGTAGAAGGCGATTGCCTGCTCCTCGTCACCATGTCTGACGAACAGTTTTATGCAAATCTGTCGCGCCGCTGGCCCGCCACCATAGATGGGCATGACATCCTCCCTTGTTCGCTGAGGTGGAATATCTTATCGGCGGCTCGGAACAAATCAAGAACAAAAATGCTCAAGCTCGGAGTTTTCCCGGCCGAATGGGGCCGCGATCAGAACGCAGTCATCTTGCTGGTCTTCAGAAGAATGTTCGTTTCCGTGACGCTAATACCATCGATGAGACGGATCCGCCGTAGTGTCTCGTCAAAACTGACAAGATCGCGGTCCTCGAGTTCGGCGATGAAGTCCCACCGCCCGTTGGTGCTGTGCAGCGCCCTCACCTGCGGCAGGCCGCGCAATTGCTCGGCAACGCGGTCGGCCATCTTGCCATGGACCTCGATCATGACGACGGCCCGGACACCGGAAGCGGGGATTTCCGATCCCGTCCGGATTGTGAAGGCCGCGATCGTTCCGTTCGCCACCAGCCTGTCGATACGGGCGGCAACGGTCGCGCGTGATACGCCGGTCATGGCAGAAAGCTTTGATACAGGCGTGCGGGCATTCTGCCTGAGCGCGCTGATAAGCATCTGATCGAGATCATCCATCCAGTATCACTTTGACAAATGCGACCTATCAATCTGTTGATTATAGCCTTCCGATCGGCAGTTTTCCATCTTTTTGCCGCCACAGGTTTTGATGATAATCTGCCTGACTTCGAGGTATTCAAAAGAGGAAAAGGGCGGACATGAAGAGCATCACGCTGATCGGCGCACCGATCGAGGAAGGGTCGGGACGTCGCGGCGCGGCTATGGGGCCGACGGCGCTACGGATCGCCGGCATCGATACGGTGCTTGCGGAACTTGGCCATACGGTTCACGACGAGGGCGATGTCCGCCCGCTGCCGGCACGCGACCTTGCCAATCATCCGGGCGCCAACAATTTGCAGATGGTCGGAGCCTTTGCCCGAGCGCTGCATGACGCCGTGCATGAGACCGCCCGCAAAGGCCATTTCCCGATCATTCTCGGCGGCGACCATGCCCTATCGATGGGCAGCGTCTCCGGCATGGCCCGCCATGCCGACGAACTCGGGCGGCCGCTCTTCGTGCTGTGGCTCGACGCCCATGCCGACTTCAATTCGCCGCTCACGTCGCCTTCCGGCAACATGCACGGCATGCCCGTCGCCTTCTTCTGCGGCGAAGCGGAATTCGCTCCGATCCTCGCCGGCGACCGACCGCTGGTCGACCCGAAGAGGGTCTATCAGGTCGGCATCCGCTCGGTCGACGCGCGCGAGCGAGAGGAAATCGCCGAAAACGGCGTCAATGTCTATGACATGCGTGCCGTCGACGAGATGGGCATGGCCAACATAATCCGCGAAATTCTCAATGACGTTCGCGCCGCCAACGGCTTGCTGCATGTGAGCCTCGACGTCGATTTCATGGATCCGGAAATCGCCCCCGGCGTCGGCACGACCGTTCCGGGCGGCGCCACCTTGCGAGAAGCCCATCTGATCATGGAGATGCTCTGCGACAGCGGTCTCGTTTCGTCTCTCGACGTTGTGGAACTCAACCCTTTCCTCGACGATCGCGGCAAGAGCGCGCGCATCCTGGTGGAGCTGACGGCGAGCCTCTTCGGCCGGCGTATCTTTGACCGGCCGACCCGCAGCGCCTGAGAGTTACGTGCAGACATACTCAACGACACCGCGGATCCCCGATGGCGCCCGCTGGATAGATAAACCGGAGAACGATTGATGACGACGACCGCAGCCTTGATCGAAACCGAATACCGGCTCGGCGCCCACAACTATAAGCCCCTCGACGTGGTGCTGTCGCGCGGCGAGGGCGTCTATGTCTGGGACATCGATGGCAACCGGTATCTTGACTGTCTGTCGGCCTATTCCGCCGTCAACCAGGGCCATTGCCACCCGAAGATCTTCGAGGCGATGATCGAGCAGGCGCAGAAGCTGACGCTCACATCGCGTGCCTTCCGCAACGACCAGCTCGCGCATTTCTACGAGGAGGTCGCAGCCCTCACCGGCTCGCACAAGGTGCTGCCGATGAATTCCGGCGCCGAAGCGGTGGAGACGGCGATCAAGGCCGTTCGCAAGTGGGGATACGAGGTCAAGGGCGTCGCCGATGACAAGGCCGAAATCATCGTCTGCTCCAACAATTTCCACGGGCGCACCATGGGCATCGTCGGCTTCTCGACCGATCCGGATGCGCGCACCGGCTTCGGGCCCTTCGCGCCGGGCTTCAAGATCGTCCCCTTCGGCGACATCGACGCGTTTCGTGAAGCGATCACCGAAAACACCGTCGCCTTTCTCGTCGAACCGATTCAGGGTGAGGCGGGAGTGGTCGTGCCGCCCACCGGATATTTCCCGGCGGTTCGCGAGCTTTGCACCAGACACGGCATTACTCTCATTCTCGACGAGATTCAGACGGGGCTCGGCCGCACCGGCAAGCTGCTTGCCGAGGAGCACGAAGGCATCGAAGCGGACGTGACGCTGATCGGCAAGGCGCTGTCCGGCGGCTTTTATCCGGTCTCCGCCGTGCTCTCCAATTCGCAAGTGCTCGGCGTCTTGAAACCCGGGCAGCACGGATCGACCTTCGGCGGCAATCCGCTCGCCTGCGCGATTGCCAGAGCGGCGCTGAAGGCGCTCACCGAGGAGGGCATGATTGAAAACTCGGCCCGCATGGGCGAGCGCTTCCAGAGCGGCCTGCGCGACATTCGTTCCAACATCATCAAGGATGTGCGCGGCCGCGGCCTCATGCTCGCCGTCGAATTGGTTCCGGAAGCCGGCGGCGCCCGCAAGTACTGCGAAGCGTTGAAGGAGCGCGGCATTCTCGCCAAGGACACCCATGGCGACACGATCCGCATAGCACCACCGCTCGTCATTACCGAAGATCAGGTCGATTGGGCGGTCGAGCATTTCGCGGCCGTGCTTGCATCCGTCTGATCTCCGGGTTGTTCCGCCTCGGGCCACACTACGCAAGGCTGGGGCGGAACGCATTTCGGAACCGCTCAAAATCAAGTCTTAACGAATCCGAGACTAAAGTGCCCTTCCAAAGCGCAAAGCGGGTTCCCCGCGCATGATGCAGCTTGCGCCCTCGCCGGATGCCGTCGGCGGACCACACCACTCCTGATTGGAAAGGCGCTTGCCGCTTGCGGACAGCATCCACGGGAGCGTCACAAGTTTGGCGAGGTCGCGCCGCGGGCGTCGACCGGAAAGCTGGAAGGACCTTTCGATGACAGGCACACTGAGGATGGCCGGATTTGACGGCGAGACGCTCGAGATCATAGCGTTCCGCCTCCATGAACAGGAATTTTGCGTCAAGACCACGACGATTCGCGAGATTCGCGGCTGGGCGCCCTCGACGCCGATCCCGCATTCGCCGCCGGAAGTGATCGGCGTGATGAACCTGCGCGGCACGGTGATCCCGATCATCGACCTTGCCCATAAGCTCGGCATGAAATCGACCGTCGCCAACGAGCGCAGCGCCATCGTCGTCGCGGAAGTTCACAGCATGGTCATCGGCCTCGTGGTCGACCGCGTCTCCGATATTCTTACCGTTCAAGGCAGTCAGGTGCAGCCGGTACCGGAAGTGACCAGCTCCTTCGACAAGAGCTCCGCGGAAGGCATCATTGCCAATGAATCCGGCATGATCTGCTTCCTCAATCTTGCGCGCATGTTCAAGGAAAGAGACGTCGAAGAACTCGCCGCCTGAGCTTCGGCCCGTTCTGAAAAAAAGCCGCTCCACCATCGGTGATGCGGCCTTTTCGTTTCGGCGCGAGTGAGCCGGGCTATGCCGCCTCCGGGCGGCGGATCTTTGAAGCCGCCTCGATCACCAGCGGGTTCAGTCCTTCGCCACCCCGCTCGATGTGCTCGAAAAGCTTCCGCCGCATGCGTGGCTCCCAATATTTGTTGATATGCGTCGCCACCCCTTGAGCCGCCACTTCGGCCGGCTGGCTCTGGAAGAAGGTGGCGATCTGGTTCGCCATGTAGATAAGCTTTGCATTAAGATTGTCAGGCGACATCGGCAACAGCTCCGGTATCAATGCGCTCGGCATGGGTGAAGATTTCGAATTCGTCGCCGCGCACCAGCGCAATGAGCGTCATGCCGGCCTCCTGTGCTGTGCGTATGGCGAGCGCCGTCGGCGCCGAAATGGCGATGATCACCGGGCTTCCAACGATCGCAGTCTTCTGGACCATTTCGACGGACACGCGCGATGTGACGACGACGGCGCCTTCCGCGCCCTTGAAGCCGGCGCGCGCCGCGGCACCGGTCAATTTGTCGAGCGCGTTGTGTCGACCGACATCCTCACGGACGGCAATCAAGCCTCGTCCCGGCACATAGAAAGCCGCACCGTGCACGGCGCGTGTTTCGAAGTGCAGCGGCTGCTGGCCGTTGAGAAGCGCGACCGCCTTGATCACGTCCTGCTGCGAGAGCCTGAGCGGTGAAGCCGAGACATCCGGGGTGGCGCGAACGGCCTGCTCGATCGATTCGATACCGCAGAGGCCACAGCCGACAGGCCCTGCCATATGGCGGCGGCGCAGGCGCAAAGCCTCGTTCAGCTCGTCTTTGAGCGTGATCTGCAGGTCGATGCCCTTATCCTCGGCGACGACATCGATGTTTTCGATCTGGTCGGGATCGGTGATGATACCTTCGGTCAAGCTGAAGCCGACGGCGAAATCTTCGAAATCTCCGGGCGTCGCCATCATCACCGCATGCGTCGATCCGCCATAGGTGAGCGCGATAGGCGTCTCCTCCGGCACGACGCGCGACTGGGTGACGAGAGCGCCGGCGCGCCACGCAGCCTCGGGAATCTTGAAGGTCGTCTTGAAACGAGCCATGTCAGACACTCCGCACCTCGACGGGCATAGCGGAAGTCCGCAAGGAGGAAAATCGCGATTTCGCCATCCCGCTCCTACTCCGCTGCCTCCAGCTTGCCGGCAATCCGACGCGACTGGCGCGCCTGTTCATCATAATCGCGCTGCCAATCGGATGGGCCGTTCGACGGCGAAACCTGTACCGCGGTCACTTTGTATTCCGGGCAGTTGGTCGCCCAGTCTGAGAAATCCGTGGTGATGACGTTCGCCTGCGTCGTCGGATGATGGAAGGTCGTATAGACGACGCCCGGCGCAACGCGATCGGTAATCAGCGTCCTGAGTGTCGTTTCGCCCGCACGGCTGGCGAGCCTGACCCAATCGCCATCGCGGATGCCGCGCTGCTCGGCATCGTGCGGATGAATCTCCAGGCGATCCTCCGCATGCCAGACGACGTTGTCGGTGCGCCGCGTCTGGGCGCCGACATTGTACTGGCTGAGGATTCGGCCGGTGGTCAGCAGCAGCGGGAAGCGCGGACCGGTCCGCTCGTCCGTCGCCACATATTCGGTGCGGATGAACTTGCCCTTGCCGCGCACGAAGCCGTCGATATGCATGATCGGCGAGCCAAGCGGCGCCTTTTCGTTGCACGGCCACTGCACCGAGCCCATCTTGTCCAGATAGTCGTAGGAGACCATGGCGAAGCTCGGCGTCATCGCGGCGATCTCGTCCATGATCTCGGACGGATGGCGATACTTCCAGTCGAGCCCCATGGCCTGGGCAAGCTTCAGCGTCACTTCCCAATCGGCATAGCCGTTCCGTGGCGTCATAACCCGGCGCACGCGGTTGATGCGCCGTTCGGCATTGGTGAAGGTGCCGTCCTTCTCGAGGAAGGTCGAGCCGGGCAGGAAGACGTGGGCATAGTTGGCCGTCTCGTTGAGGAACAGGTCGTGCACGACGACGCATTCCATCGCGGCAAGGCCGGCGGCCACATGCTTGGTATCCGGGTCGGACTGGAGAATATCCTCTCCCTGGATGTAAAGCGCCTTGAAAGTACCCTCGACGGCGGCATCCAGCATGTTGGGTATGCGAAGCCCGGGCTCGTTGTTGAGAGTCACGCCCCAGAGCTTTTCGAAAGTCTCGCGCGTCGCATCGTCGGAAATGTGGCGGTAGCCCGGGAGCTCGTGCGGGAAGGAGCCCATGTCGCACGAGCCCTGGACGTTGTTCTGGCCGCGCAGCGGATTGACGCCTACACCCGGCCGGCCGATGTTGCCGGTCACCATGGCGAGGTTGGCGATCGCCATCACCGTCGTCGAGCCTTGGCTGTGTTCGGTAACCCCGAGCCCGTAATAGATTGCGCCGTTGCCGCCGGTGGCGTAGAGCCGCGCGGCGCCGCGAACCAGTTCGGCGGGAACGCCAGTGTAGGCCTCTGTCGCTTCCGGGCTGTGATGGGGTTCGGCGACGAAAACCGCCCAATCCTCGAATTCCGACCAGTCGCAGCGCTCACGGATGAAGGCTTCGTTGGCAAGCCCTTCGGTGACGATGACATGCGCCAACGCCGTCAGGATGGCCACGTTGGTCCCGGGTTTCAGCGGCAGATGGTAGGACGCCTCGACATGGGCCGAGCGGACGAGATCGATCCGCCGCGGATCGATGACGATCAGCTTGGCGCCTTCGCGCAGCCGCTTCTTCAGGCGCGACGCGAAGACCGGATGCCCATCGGTCGGATTGGCACCGATGATGATGGCGACATCCGTGTGTTCGACGCTGTCGAAATTCTGGGTGCCGGCCGAAGTACCGAAGGCCTGGCCGAGGCCGTAGCCGGTCGGCGAATGGCACACACGGGCGCAGGTGTCGACATTGTTGTTGCGGAAGCCGGCGCGCACCAGCTTCTGCACCAGATAGGTCTCCTCATTGGTGCAGCGGGACGACGTGATGCCGCCGACGGAATCGCGGCCATATTGATACTGGATGCGGCGGAACTCGGAAGCCACATGCGCAAAGGCTTCTTCCCAGGTGACCTCGCGCCACGGATCAGAGATCCTCTCGCGGATCATCGGATTGAGAATGCGGTCCTTATGGCTCGAATAGCCATAGGCAAAGCGGCCCTTGACGCAGGAATGGCCGCGGTTCGCCTGGCCATCTTTCCACGGCACCATGCGCACCAGTTCCTCGCCGCGCATTTCCGCCTTGAACGAGCAGCCGACGCCGCAATAGGCGCAGGTGGTGATCACCGAATGCTCCGGTTGGCCGATTTCGATCACTGACTTTTCCGTCAGCGTCGCCGTCGGGCAGGCCTGCACGCAGGCGCCGCAGGAGACGCATTCGGACGAGACGAAGTCCTCGTTCATGCCGGCGGAAACGCGAGAATCGAAGCCACGTCCGCTGATCGTCAGCGCGAAGGTGCCCTGCACCTCCTCGCAAGCGCGTACGCAGCGCGAGCAGACGATGCACTTCGCCGGATCATAGGTGAAATAGGGATTGGACTCGTCCTTCGGCGCCCATTTGAGGTTGGCTTCCCCATTGTTGCGCGCCGTGACGTGGTTGGAGCCGTCATAGCCGTAGCGCACGTCGCGCAAGCCTACGGCGCCCGCCATGTCCTGCAATTCGCAATCGCCGTTGGCGGCACAGGTCAGGCAGTCGAGCGGGTGGTCGGAGATATAGAGCTCCATGACGCCGCGGCGAACGTCCTTCAGCCGCTGGGTCTGGGTAGACACCACCATGGCGGGTGCGACCGGTGTCGTGCAGGAGGCCGGCATGCCGGCGCGTCCCTCGATCTCGACGAGGCAGAGGCGACAGGAACCGAAGGCTTCCATCATGTCCGAGGCGCAAAGCTTCGGCACCTCGATACCGGCCTCCATCGAGGCACGCATGATCGAGGTTCCTTCCGGCACGGTAATCTCACGCCCGTCGATCGTCAGCGTCACCGGCTTTTCGGATGTGGAAGCAGGAGTGCCATAATCGATTTCATCAATGAGAGACATGACGGGGCTCCTGAGAAGATGCGTTCAGGGCAGATGCGAACGATCTACCCCCCTCTGGCCTGCCGGCCATCTCCCCCACAAGGGGAGAGATCGGTCCGCGGCGGGCCACTCGTATCAATGGGAATGCTTGTGTATGCGGAACGACCCGGTAGGCACCCGGTGCGGGCCGCATGCGATCTCCCCGCTTTTGGGGGAGATGGCCGGCGGGCCAGAGGGGCGTGACTTGCGTCGCCATCTTCATTCCGCAGCCTCCACCGCCGGCGCCGGCGAAAAATCCTCCGGGAAATGCGTCATCGCGCTCATCACAGGATAGGGCGTGAAGCCGCCGAGCGCGCAGAGTGAGCCGAATTTCATCGTGTTGCAGAGATCGGCGAGCAGCTTGCGGTTCTTTTCCGGCTCGACGCCGGCCGCGATCTTTTCCGCAACTTCCACGCCGCGCGTCGATCCGATACGACAGGGCGTACACTTGCCGCAGCTCTCGACCGCACAAAACTCCATGGCGAAGCGCGCCTGCTTCAACATGTCGACCGTATCGTCGAAGACGACGATGCCGGCATGGCCGATCAGCCCGTCCTTCGCCGCGAAGGCCTCGTAGTCGAACGGCGTATCGAACAATGCGCGCGGGAAATAGGCGCCGAGCGGACCGCCGACCTGGACCGCCTTGACCGGCCGGCCACTCGCGGTGCCGCCTGCGATGTTGTCGACGATCTCACCGAGGGACAGGCCGAAAGCGATCTCGTAAAGACCGCTGTGCTTGACGTTGCCGGCAATCTGGATCGGGATCGTGCCGCGCGACCGACCCATGCCGAAGTCACGGTAGAAGGCAGCGCCCTTGTCCATGATGACCGGCACCGAGGCGAGCGAAATGACGTTGTTGATGACCGTCGGACAGTCGAAGAGGCCTTTATGGGCTGGCAGCGGCGGCTTGGCGCGGACGAGACCACGCTTTCCTTCGAGGCTATTCAGCAGCGCGGTTTCCTCGCCGCAGACATAGGCCCCGGCGCCGGTGCGCACTTCCATGTCGAATGCATGGCCAGAACCGAGCACCGCGCCGCCGAGTACGCCGGCGGCGCGGGCGATCTCGATCGCCTCGGTCATTGCCGCGATCGCATGAGGATATTCGGACCGCGTGTAGACGTAGCCCCTGGTTGCGCCGGTCGCGATCCCTGCGATCGCCATGCCTTCGATCAGTACGAAGGGGTCGCCCTCCATGATCATCCGGTCGGCAAAAGTGCCGCTATCGCCCTCGTCGGCGTTGCAGACGATATATTTGCGCGAACCAGCGGCCTC is a genomic window of Sinorhizobium numidicum containing:
- a CDS encoding APH(3') family aminoglycoside O-phosphotransferase, whose translation is MQTQEIELPPRFRARLAGYSFEKDTLGQSASTVFLLKAEGRARLVLKQERAGPFAELAQEAARLEWLAAKGLPCPRILAHEVHAERNWLMMEAVEGVDLASSPLAPGQRITILAEALRRLHQLDIADCPFDRRLETSIAMAKARMEAGLVDEADFDDVRLGRTAKDLFGELGARRPRDEQLVVTHGDACLPNIIVQDDGVAGFIDCGRLGVADLHQDIALACRSIAYNLGNDWVQPFLNLCGLPNPDPEKLFYYCLLDEFF
- a CDS encoding VOC family protein, with the protein product MPIYGGGPAARQICIKLFVRHGDEEQAIAFYRDVLGAELLQRHEWSGVLTSADLIIGDSIFRVAGANPRRDAEPRLGGPRSPHALGTTAAILELHVDDVDRVLGRALGAGASLRNAAETLATGDRVAALIDPFGHIWALFSATEATEAAHAFGVDRNAA
- a CDS encoding Lrp/AsnC family transcriptional regulator encodes the protein MDDLDQMLISALRQNARTPVSKLSAMTGVSRATVAARIDRLVANGTIAAFTIRTGSEIPASGVRAVVMIEVHGKMADRVAEQLRGLPQVRALHSTNGRWDFIAELEDRDLVSFDETLRRIRLIDGISVTETNILLKTSKMTAF
- the rocF gene encoding arginase; the encoded protein is MKSITLIGAPIEEGSGRRGAAMGPTALRIAGIDTVLAELGHTVHDEGDVRPLPARDLANHPGANNLQMVGAFARALHDAVHETARKGHFPIILGGDHALSMGSVSGMARHADELGRPLFVLWLDAHADFNSPLTSPSGNMHGMPVAFFCGEAEFAPILAGDRPLVDPKRVYQVGIRSVDAREREEIAENGVNVYDMRAVDEMGMANIIREILNDVRAANGLLHVSLDVDFMDPEIAPGVGTTVPGGATLREAHLIMEMLCDSGLVSSLDVVELNPFLDDRGKSARILVELTASLFGRRIFDRPTRSA
- the rocD gene encoding ornithine--oxo-acid transaminase — protein: MTTTAALIETEYRLGAHNYKPLDVVLSRGEGVYVWDIDGNRYLDCLSAYSAVNQGHCHPKIFEAMIEQAQKLTLTSRAFRNDQLAHFYEEVAALTGSHKVLPMNSGAEAVETAIKAVRKWGYEVKGVADDKAEIIVCSNNFHGRTMGIVGFSTDPDARTGFGPFAPGFKIVPFGDIDAFREAITENTVAFLVEPIQGEAGVVVPPTGYFPAVRELCTRHGITLILDEIQTGLGRTGKLLAEEHEGIEADVTLIGKALSGGFYPVSAVLSNSQVLGVLKPGQHGSTFGGNPLACAIARAALKALTEEGMIENSARMGERFQSGLRDIRSNIIKDVRGRGLMLAVELVPEAGGARKYCEALKERGILAKDTHGDTIRIAPPLVITEDQVDWAVEHFAAVLASV
- a CDS encoding chemotaxis protein CheW is translated as MTGTLRMAGFDGETLEIIAFRLHEQEFCVKTTTIREIRGWAPSTPIPHSPPEVIGVMNLRGTVIPIIDLAHKLGMKSTVANERSAIVVAEVHSMVIGLVVDRVSDILTVQGSQVQPVPEVTSSFDKSSAEGIIANESGMICFLNLARMFKERDVEELAA
- a CDS encoding formate dehydrogenase subunit delta, with protein sequence MSPDNLNAKLIYMANQIATFFQSQPAEVAAQGVATHINKYWEPRMRRKLFEHIERGGEGLNPLVIEAASKIRRPEAA
- the fdhD gene encoding formate dehydrogenase accessory sulfurtransferase FdhD, with product MARFKTTFKIPEAAWRAGALVTQSRVVPEETPIALTYGGSTHAVMMATPGDFEDFAVGFSLTEGIITDPDQIENIDVVAEDKGIDLQITLKDELNEALRLRRRHMAGPVGCGLCGIESIEQAVRATPDVSASPLRLSQQDVIKAVALLNGQQPLHFETRAVHGAAFYVPGRGLIAVREDVGRHNALDKLTGAAARAGFKGAEGAVVVTSRVSVEMVQKTAIVGSPVIIAISAPTALAIRTAQEAGMTLIALVRGDEFEIFTHAERIDTGAVADVA
- the fdhF gene encoding formate dehydrogenase subunit alpha, translating into MSLIDEIDYGTPASTSEKPVTLTIDGREITVPEGTSIMRASMEAGIEVPKLCASDMMEAFGSCRLCLVEIEGRAGMPASCTTPVAPAMVVSTQTQRLKDVRRGVMELYISDHPLDCLTCAANGDCELQDMAGAVGLRDVRYGYDGSNHVTARNNGEANLKWAPKDESNPYFTYDPAKCIVCSRCVRACEEVQGTFALTISGRGFDSRVSAGMNEDFVSSECVSCGACVQACPTATLTEKSVIEIGQPEHSVITTCAYCGVGCSFKAEMRGEELVRMVPWKDGQANRGHSCVKGRFAYGYSSHKDRILNPMIRERISDPWREVTWEEAFAHVASEFRRIQYQYGRDSVGGITSSRCTNEETYLVQKLVRAGFRNNNVDTCARVCHSPTGYGLGQAFGTSAGTQNFDSVEHTDVAIIIGANPTDGHPVFASRLKKRLREGAKLIVIDPRRIDLVRSAHVEASYHLPLKPGTNVAILTALAHVIVTEGLANEAFIRERCDWSEFEDWAVFVAEPHHSPEATEAYTGVPAELVRGAARLYATGGNGAIYYGLGVTEHSQGSTTVMAIANLAMVTGNIGRPGVGVNPLRGQNNVQGSCDMGSFPHELPGYRHISDDATRETFEKLWGVTLNNEPGLRIPNMLDAAVEGTFKALYIQGEDILQSDPDTKHVAAGLAAMECVVVHDLFLNETANYAHVFLPGSTFLEKDGTFTNAERRINRVRRVMTPRNGYADWEVTLKLAQAMGLDWKYRHPSEIMDEIAAMTPSFAMVSYDYLDKMGSVQWPCNEKAPLGSPIMHIDGFVRGKGKFIRTEYVATDERTGPRFPLLLTTGRILSQYNVGAQTRRTDNVVWHAEDRLEIHPHDAEQRGIRDGDWVRLASRAGETTLRTLITDRVAPGVVYTTFHHPTTQANVITTDFSDWATNCPEYKVTAVQVSPSNGPSDWQRDYDEQARQSRRIAGKLEAAE
- a CDS encoding formate dehydrogenase beta subunit, yielding MSVKIYIPRDAAALALGAEQVAKAMADGIAARGLDASIIRNGSRGMHWLEPLVEVETAEGRIAYGPVKGRDVASLLDAGLLSGGEHPLCLGKTDEIPFLKQQTRLTFARCGVIDPLSLDDYRAHGGLRGLEKAVAMQAAAIVAEVTESGLRGRGGAGFPTGIKWKTVLEAAGSRKYIVCNADEGDSGTFADRMIMEGDPFVLIEGMAIAGIATGATRGYVYTRSEYPHAIAAMTEAIEIARAAGVLGGAVLGSGHAFDMEVRTGAGAYVCGEETALLNSLEGKRGLVRAKPPLPAHKGLFDCPTVINNVISLASVPVIMDKGAAFYRDFGMGRSRGTIPIQIAGNVKHSGLYEIAFGLSLGEIVDNIAGGTASGRPVKAVQVGGPLGAYFPRALFDTPFDYEAFAAKDGLIGHAGIVVFDDTVDMLKQARFAMEFCAVESCGKCTPCRIGSTRGVEVAEKIAAGVEPEKNRKLLADLCNTMKFGSLCALGGFTPYPVMSAMTHFPEDFSPAPAVEAAE